AGGTCGGCCTGGAGCGCGCCTGCCGACTTGATGGATTGGAGGATGGCGATGATGCCGTCGGGCTTCACACCGAGCTTGTTGAGCCCACCCACCAGCGTCTCCAGATTGGGACCGTTGAGCAGGCCGACCGTGGCGTCGGGCTGCGCCGCATCGATCACGGTATAGTCCTCGACGGCGGTCTCGCCGTCGGAGAAGGGATCCGGCTGGACGACACGCGGCATTTCGGTGATGCGCACCGTCAGCGTGCCGTGGCTGATGGCGACGCGGGAAATCTTGACGTCCTGGCCGATCACGATCGTGCCCGTGCGTTCGTCGACGACGACGCGCGCCGGCATGTCGACCTCGACGGGAAGGGTCTCCAGCATGGCGTAGAAACGCGCGCTGGAGATCTTGGCAGGTTGCTCGATGATGACGGTCTTGGCGTCCTGCTCGTAGGCGAGGCGCTTGCCGAACCGATCCTTGGTGAAGGCATTGATGGTATCGGCGATCTTCACGGCGGTCGAGAAGTCGGCGTTGCGCAGCTCCAGCTTCAAGTTGGTCTGGTAGGCGAACTTCTCGTTGATCTCGCGCTCGACGATGGCGCCGTTGGGGACGCGTCCGGCCGTGGGCACGCCCTGGGTCAGCTTTTCCGCCGCACCTTGCGCGTTGAAGCCGGTAACGATGACCGGGCCCTGCGCCACGCCATAGATCTCACCGTCCGCGGCCTTGAGCGGTGTCATGATCAGGGTGCCGCCGGCGAGCGAGGTGGCATCGCCCATCGAGGATACGGTGACGTCCATGCGCGCGCCGGTCGAGACGAAGGCGGGGAAGTTGGCGGTCACGATGACGGCGGCGACGTTCTTGGCGCGCGCCCGGCCGCCTTCGGAGGCGATGCCGAGGTTCTCGAGCATGGCGCGAATCGATTGCTCGGTGAAGGGCGAGTTGCGCAGGCTGTCGCCGCTTCCCTGCAGGCCGATGACGAGACCGTAGCCAACCAGCTGGTTCTCGCGGGCGCTCTGCAGATTGGCAATGTCCTTGATGCGCGTGACCATGCCGCCACGCGCGGGCAGGGCCGGGCCGCCGCGGCGGTCGTAGCCGCCATAGATGCCGTCGCGGTCTCCGCCAGGGCTGGCTGGCGCCCATTTGCCGCCGTCAAGGTCGGCCGCCAGGGCCGGGGCGGGAATCAGCGAGGCAGCCAAGAGGACAGCCAGGATCGCGCGGCGGAACATCAGGCGCCGACCCTCACAGTGCCGCTGCCGGTGACGATTGCCGTGAAGACCTTGCCGCTGTCCATATTACGCACCTTGACGACGTCGCCGACGGCGCCGGATTGCAGGCAGATCACCGTGGCCGATATCTGGAGGGGGCCTGCCTCGAAAAGGACCTGCACCGGCGAGCCCTGCTCGACCAGATGCGCCTCGCGGAGCGAATTGACGGGGACGTAGCGGTTGGGCAGCAGCGTGCGCCGCGCCACCTTGCCGTCGAGATCGTCGGCGCGGAAGGCCACGTCGGCGGGTATCTGCTTGCCGGGCTTCAGCACCACCTCGCGCAGCGCCGAGATCGTGACCGTCTCGCCGGGATAGATGGTGCGCACCGGCACCAGTACGGTCTCCGAGGCGAAGGCGGGCAGGGCGGCAGCCGTTACGGCCGCCGCGAGGGCTGCGATGCGGAAAGCGCGGCGGATCATCCCTGTCACCGGATGTTCTTGGAGACGACGGCGGCCATCTCGTCGGCGGCCTGGATGACCTTCGAGTTCATCTCGTAGGCGCGCTGCGCCGAGATCAGCTCGGTGATCTCCTTCACCGGATCGACGTTGGAATCTTCGAGATAGCCCTGCTGGACCGTCGCGAAGCCGGGATCGCCGGGCACGCCGACATTGGCGGCGCCGGACGCCTCCGTCTCCTGGAACAGGTTGTCGCCGAGCGGCGCGAGGCCTGCCTCGTTGGCAAAGGTGGCGAGCGTCAGCTGGCCGATCTCCTGGACTTCGGCTTCGCCGTCGAAACGGGCGAACACCTGTCCGCTCTTGTTGACGATGATCGAGATCGCGTCCGCCGGGACGGTGATCGCCGGCACGACGGGGTAACCGTCGGGGGTCACGATCTGGCCCGTCGCGTCGGTATTGAAGGCGCCTGCGCGCGTGTAGAGCGTCTGGCCGTCGGCGCCTTCGATCTGGAACCAGCCGGTGCCGGTCAGGGCGAGGTCGAACTGGTTGCCGGTCTGGTTGAGCGCGCCCTGCACGTTGACGTTGCGGATCGCCGTCGTCTGGACGCCAAGGCCGATGCTGACGCCTTCCGGCACCATGCCGCTGTTGGAGCGGCTGGGCACGCCCTGGGTCCGGTCGGTCTGATAGAGGAGATCGGTGAACTCCGCCCGCGCCCGCTTGAAGCCGGTGGTGTTGATGTTGGCGATGTTGTTGGCGATGACCTCGAGGTTGGTCTGCTGGGCGGTCATGCCGGTTGCGGCGATTGCAAGCGCTCTCATACGGTACTCCTTCAGATCGCCATGCGGCTGACGTCGAGATAGGCGGAGATGATCTTGTCGCGGATGGCGACCGCAGCCTGGAGCGACTGCTCGGCGCTCATCACGGCGTCGACCACCTCGCGTGTGTCCGCGTCCCCCTGCAGCGCCTTCACCGAGGCGGCTTCGGCGTTGTTCAGCGTGTCTACGGTGCGATTGGCGGCGGCGGCGAGCAGATCGGTGAAGGATGGCCCGGTCGCGGCCTCGGCGGCGGAGGCCAGCCTGTCGGCAGAGCCGGTCGCAAATCCGGCGCCGCCGATAGTCAGTTTCTGTTCGATGTTCCCGATGGCGCCGATCATCACTGGCTCCGCATCAGGTCGATGGTCATGGAGATCAGTTCGCGCGCCTGCCGGATGATCTGCAGATTGGCCTCATAGGAGCGATTGGCCTCGCTCATGTCGGTCATCTCTATCAGCGTGTTGACGTTCGGCATCTTGACGAAGCCGTTCTCGTCGGCGGCCTGGTTGCCCGGCTGGAATTCCAGCGGGAAAGCGCCTGCGTCGCGCCCGATCGAGGTGACGTTCACGACCGATCCGCCGCTTGCCCGGTCGAGCTCGGCCGCGAAGGTTATGGTCTTGCGGCGATACGGATCGCTGCCGGGCGTCTCGCCCGTCGATTGGGCGTTGGCGATGTTCTCCGAAACGACGCGAAGCCGCTCGGATTGCGCCGCAAGGCCCGATGCGCCGACTTTCAATGCGGTCGTAAGAGCATCCATGGGGATCAGCCCTTCATGCTCGTCAACGCCATGCGATGGAACGCCTTGACGATGGCCGTGTTGAGCTCCATGCCGCGGCGGATCTCGCCAGACTTCATAAGTTCCTTCTCGAGCACCACGGTGTTCTTCGAAGGCATCAGCGCCTGGCTGGTGTCTTCCTGCGTGACCTTGAAACCGTCCGCCGACGAATTGCCCGCGAGGTGCGCGGGGTTGGTCGACGCCAGTGTCACGCGCGTATTGTCAAGGACGCGCTGGAACGGCTCGATCTCGGCGGTTCCGTAGCCCGGCGTGTTGACGTTCGCGACGTTGCCAGCCACCGCCGACTGCCGCACGGCAAGCCAGCGCGACTGCTGCGAAGCAAGGTCGAAAAGGTTGACGGGATCCATGCGTGTCTCCGGACGATGAACAGAGACTATGCGTCCAGTCTTGCGTGGACCTTGCCAAGCGCTCTGGGCGCGCTGGATCGGAGCCCGGAGAGTTCAGTCGGAGGCGACAAGCACCTTGTCGCCGCTGGTCACCAGAACCCAATCCCCGTCGCGTCGTTCGATGCGCTCCACGCGGGTCCGGTCGGGCAGTCGCGATCCGCGCTGGACGACCCAGATGCCGGTGTCGTCCTCGATCATGGCGCGGCCCGCCGTGACGTGCAGCACCCTGTAGGTCGAGACATCTTCCGGGAACGGCTGTTCGACCGCCGGCTGTGGCGGCGAGAACGTCCGCGGCAGGCTGCCCGTGGCATCGTAGTCCAGTTCGAAGTCCGGGATGCCGATGATGCGGACCTCGGAGTTGCCGCGCGGGAGCAACGGCGTCGCGGTCGCGTCATCGCCGTTCGCCTCGACCTCCGTCGCCTCGAACTTCATGGCGGGCGGACCGAACTTCTCCTGGTTGAAGAAGATGTACCAGGGGAACAGCGCGCAGGTGACGCCGAGCGCAATGCCCGACGCGGCGATGACGAAATCGTGGCGCGTGCTGGCTCCATTCTTCCCCGATCTGGATGCGCCACGCGCGCTCGCACGACCAAACATCCGGCGCCAGAAAGGCGTTGCGGCATCGGCCGATCGCATGGCGGGAGCTTCGCGCTCAGGCTGTCTGGGGGACATTGGCTCTTTCCCTGGCCTTGAGATGGCGCGCTAGATCGCCGAAGGCGTCGACAGACGGCTTGTCCCGGGGCGATTGTCCCAGCGCATCATAGATCACCGGCACCTGGCGCACGGCGGCGTCGAGTTCGGCGTCCGCGCCGGGCTGATAGGCGCCAAGCAGCCGGATGTCGCGTGTGTCCTCGAAACGCGAGATCATCGCCTTGAGACGCGTGACGAGCAGACGCTGGTCGTCCGTCCAGGCCTTCGGCGCAAGCCGCGAGATCGACGCCAGCGGATTGACCGGCGGGTAGCGGCCTTGTTCGGCGATCGTGCGGTCAAGCACGATGTGGCCGTCGAGGATGCCGCGCACGCAGTCGGCGACAGGATCATTGTGGTCGTCGCCGTCCACCAGCACGGAGATGATCGCTGTGATCGAGCCCGAACCAGCCGCGCCAGGGCCCGCGCGTTCGAGCAGCTTGGGCAATTCGGTGAATACCGAGGCTGGATAACCGCGAGCCACCGGAGCCTCGCCCGCCGCGGTCGCGACTTCGCGTAGCGCATGGGCGTAGCGGGTGATGGAGTCGAGGATGACCAGCACGCGATGTCCCTGGTCGCGAAAATGTTCAGCCACGCGCATTGCGGTTTCGGGTGCGCGCTTGCGCATCATCGGGTTCTCGTCGCTGGTGGCGACGACGGCGACGGTCTTCGCCATCGCGCTGCCGATCGTGTCCTCCAGGAATTCGCGCACTTCGCGCCCGCGTTCGCCGATCAGGGCCACGACGACGGTGTCGAAAGCTTCAGCGGCCGCCAGCATGGCGAGCAGGGTGGACTTGCCGACACCCGATCCGGCGAAGACGCCGAGACGCTGGCCGAAGCAGATGGGCGTGAAGATGTCGATGACCTTTACGCCCGTCGAAAAACCTGTTCCGACGCGTTCGCGCGAGAGGGCGGGAGGGACCCCGCCGTCGCCCAACGCTCCCGTCGGCACGCCACCGATGAGCGGAGGGCCGCTGTCGATGCCGCGGCCCAGCGCATCGATGCTGCGACCCCGCCAAGCGTTGTCCGGCGACAGGATGAACGGTCCGGTGTTGAAGACCGGATCGCCGACCCCCGCATCGGCACTGCGCTCGAACGGAGAGACGGTCACCCCGTCGGTGGTGACCCGCACGATCTCGCCGCGTCGCGTCATACCGCGGCTGCGGTGCTCGACGACGTCGCCGAGGCGCGAGCCGGCCGACATACCGCGCACCTGGTAGCCGGTGCTCGTCACCTCGCAGATGCGCCCGCCCAGCCTGACCAGGGATGCCGGATCGGAATAGAGACCCTGGATGCGCTCCAGAAGGAGGAGCGGATTGTCGCCCTCCTGTCCTGCGGCCAGTCCGCGTGGCGGGGGTACTGCTTCTGCCTGCGACATAGCTTACTTCGACCCGAGGGTCTTGATGGCTTCGTCGAAGCTGGCGCTCGTGCTGCGAATGGCCGCGGCCGTGTTCTCGAAGGCCCGCTGGACCATGATCAGGCGCGTTATCTCGAGAACCGGATTGACGTTCGAATCTTCGAGGAAACCCTGGGCGACACCGGCATCGATGCGGTCGACGATAGGTTCAGGCTCGGTGGCCGGCACGATGCCAGAGTTGCCGAAGCGCTGGAAATTCTGGCCTGGATCGAAGGTGAACAGGCCGATGGCGCCGACCTGCACGCCGTTCTGGCTCATCATGCCGTCGGCGCCGACGCTGGGCTGGCCGTTGCGGGGATCGAGCTGGAGCGGCGCGCCGCCGGCGTCGAGCACACGGTAGCCCTGGTGCGTAACCAACTCCCCCGCGTCGTTCATCTCGAAGCGACCGTCGCGGGTCATCACCGTTCCGACCGGCGTCTCGATGCCGAACCAGGCGTCGCCCTGCACCGCGAAGTCGAACGGATTGCCGGTCTGTCGGAGCGAGCCGGTTGCACCCGACAGGAAGGTGTCGCCGGCGGAGGCGAAGGACACTCGCTCGTTGCCAAGTCCGGACACGAGATCCTCGAACTTCACGCCGGTGGCGCGAAAGCCGACGGTGCTGGAGTTTGCGACATTGTCGGCGATTGTCGTCAATCGCTTCTCCAGCGCGATCTGGGACGAAAGCGCGACATAAAGGGCGTTCTGCATTGCTACCGCCGAAGGTTCTGGATGGCGAAGAGGGTGTCGGCGGAGACGCCGTAGCCGGCGGGGGACGGCGCGATCAGCGAGGCGGCGAGCGACGCCGCGGTCGGTGCGCTGGGGTTGCCGATCTCCCACATGCTGGTGAAGCGGGTGAGGAACTTCGCCAGCTTGTCAGGTTCGCTGAAGTCCTGAATGTCGAGCCTGCTCTCGAACAGTTTGACCTGCCTGTCGAGGTCGGCGTTCGCGAAGGAATCCGGAAGGCTGAGGACCGTGCGCGCCACCTTGGCCAAAGCCGGATCCGCCAGGACCTCGTAGAA
This portion of the Mesorhizobium shangrilense genome encodes:
- the fliI gene encoding flagellar protein export ATPase FliI — translated: MSQAEAVPPPRGLAAGQEGDNPLLLLERIQGLYSDPASLVRLGGRICEVTSTGYQVRGMSAGSRLGDVVEHRSRGMTRRGEIVRVTTDGVTVSPFERSADAGVGDPVFNTGPFILSPDNAWRGRSIDALGRGIDSGPPLIGGVPTGALGDGGVPPALSRERVGTGFSTGVKVIDIFTPICFGQRLGVFAGSGVGKSTLLAMLAAAEAFDTVVVALIGERGREVREFLEDTIGSAMAKTVAVVATSDENPMMRKRAPETAMRVAEHFRDQGHRVLVILDSITRYAHALREVATAAGEAPVARGYPASVFTELPKLLERAGPGAAGSGSITAIISVLVDGDDHNDPVADCVRGILDGHIVLDRTIAEQGRYPPVNPLASISRLAPKAWTDDQRLLVTRLKAMISRFEDTRDIRLLGAYQPGADAELDAAVRQVPVIYDALGQSPRDKPSVDAFGDLARHLKARERANVPQTA
- the flgA gene encoding flagellar basal body P-ring formation chaperone FlgA; amino-acid sequence: MIRRAFRIAALAAAVTAAALPAFASETVLVPVRTIYPGETVTISALREVVLKPGKQIPADVAFRADDLDGKVARRTLLPNRYVPVNSLREAHLVEQGSPVQVLFEAGPLQISATVICLQSGAVGDVVKVRNMDSGKVFTAIVTGSGTVRVGA
- the flgC gene encoding flagellar basal body rod protein FlgC, with protein sequence MDALTTALKVGASGLAAQSERLRVVSENIANAQSTGETPGSDPYRRKTITFAAELDRASGGSVVNVTSIGRDAGAFPLEFQPGNQAADENGFVKMPNVNTLIEMTDMSEANRSYEANLQIIRQARELISMTIDLMRSQ
- the flgF gene encoding flagellar basal-body rod protein FlgF, with product MQNALYVALSSQIALEKRLTTIADNVANSSTVGFRATGVKFEDLVSGLGNERVSFASAGDTFLSGATGSLRQTGNPFDFAVQGDAWFGIETPVGTVMTRDGRFEMNDAGELVTHQGYRVLDAGGAPLQLDPRNGQPSVGADGMMSQNGVQVGAIGLFTFDPGQNFQRFGNSGIVPATEPEPIVDRIDAGVAQGFLEDSNVNPVLEITRLIMVQRAFENTAAAIRSTSASFDEAIKTLGSK
- the flgB gene encoding flagellar basal body rod protein FlgB, whose amino-acid sequence is MDPVNLFDLASQQSRWLAVRQSAVAGNVANVNTPGYGTAEIEPFQRVLDNTRVTLASTNPAHLAGNSSADGFKVTQEDTSQALMPSKNTVVLEKELMKSGEIRRGMELNTAIVKAFHRMALTSMKG
- a CDS encoding flagellar basal body P-ring protein FlgI, which codes for MVTRIKDIANLQSARENQLVGYGLVIGLQGSGDSLRNSPFTEQSIRAMLENLGIASEGGRARAKNVAAVIVTANFPAFVSTGARMDVTVSSMGDATSLAGGTLIMTPLKAADGEIYGVAQGPVIVTGFNAQGAAEKLTQGVPTAGRVPNGAIVEREINEKFAYQTNLKLELRNADFSTAVKIADTINAFTKDRFGKRLAYEQDAKTVIIEQPAKISSARFYAMLETLPVEVDMPARVVVDERTGTIVIGQDVKISRVAISHGTLTVRITEMPRVVQPDPFSDGETAVEDYTVIDAAQPDATVGLLNGPNLETLVGGLNKLGVKPDGIIAILQSIKSAGALQADLVLQ
- the flgG gene encoding flagellar basal-body rod protein FlgG — translated: MRALAIAATGMTAQQTNLEVIANNIANINTTGFKRARAEFTDLLYQTDRTQGVPSRSNSGMVPEGVSIGLGVQTTAIRNVNVQGALNQTGNQFDLALTGTGWFQIEGADGQTLYTRAGAFNTDATGQIVTPDGYPVVPAITVPADAISIIVNKSGQVFARFDGEAEVQEIGQLTLATFANEAGLAPLGDNLFQETEASGAANVGVPGDPGFATVQQGYLEDSNVDPVKEITELISAQRAYEMNSKVIQAADEMAAVVSKNIR
- a CDS encoding flagellar hook-basal body complex protein FliE: MIGAIGNIEQKLTIGGAGFATGSADRLASAAEAATGPSFTDLLAAAANRTVDTLNNAEAASVKALQGDADTREVVDAVMSAEQSLQAAVAIRDKIISAYLDVSRMAI